Genomic segment of Wolbachia endosymbiont (group A) of Longitarsus flavicornis:
TGGTTGATATTCCAGTTACAATATTGCATAGCCCAAACATAAATAATGGATTATCTTTGAAGTCCATGATTATCCCGTTAAAGAATTTCGATACTCCGTAAAAAAAAGAAAAGCAGGCAAAAAAATAGCTTAATTTTACATGGTCAGTATCTATTAACAGTGGTAGAGCAATTGGTATACTCTGCCTTGAGAAGTAAAGTAGCACATATCCAAAAAAGAATAGTAAATATTGAAAGAAAACAAAGTTCACACCTATTCCCCAAACAGTTCCATGCAAATACTAGCATAATACTATGTTGGTATAATATTGTTTTACAAGAAGTTTGCAAACCATTAATGTAGAAAATTGATAACAATCGAAATTACCTATTCAGTATCTTTCTTATAGTAGATATAGTAGTATTAATATCTTCACAGCTTATATCTCTATGTGTTATAACTCTGATTTTACCTCTTATGTTAGCCATCCTAATTCCATAATTTGTCATTAGTATATTTATTAATTCTTGAGCAGATATACAATCAGTACGTAATGAGAAATACGCTATATTAGTTTTGTATAGGTCAATATTGATTATAACTTGATCTATAGAGCTAAGACCTTTTATAAGGTGCTGCATTTTTTTATGATCTTCTATTAAAGAATTCATGTTGTTGTTGAGAGCATATAAACATGCAGCTGAAATAATGCCAGCTTGGTGCATACCTCCGCCAATTTGAAACTTATAGTACCAAGCTTTTTCAATAAACTCTTCACTTCCAGCCAATACTGCACCCATTGGAGCGCCTAATCCCTTACTAAAATCAATAAACACCGAATCAAAATAATTTGCATATTCTTTTGGAGATATTTTAGCATAAGCACAAGCATTGAACAGCCTTGCTCCATCTAAATGAGAGGATACGTCGTTCTTTTTGCAGAGACTTGAGATCTCTTGAATATACTCTAAAGGCCACACAGCTCCACCACCAAAATTCGTTGTTTGTTCGACAGAAACAAGCCCAACTTTTGGAACATTCCTTAAGCTAGGACGAGTAATAAACTCAACGATTTGCTCTCCAGTAAATATTCCTCTTGTTCCTTTAATAGGTAAAGGAGTGGCATGTGCCTGGGCTGCAATTAATCCAGATTGCACTATTAATGGATGCGAAGTTTCATCGAGTAACAAATAATCACCAGGTCTTTGAATGTGCACTTTATAAGCAATTACATTACACATCGTTCCCGAAATCAAAAATATTCCTGCTGGCTTACCTAATATTTTACATGTGGTTTCTATTAATTCGTTTACAGTTGGATCTTCACATGCAGCTTCATTTCCAACTTTTGCTTTAGCCATTACTTCCCTCATTTCAGATGAAGGATTAGTGTTTGAATCGCTAAAGAAATCTATTTTTACTCTCATACTAAATTTAATACAACCTCCTTTATAATTTCAGCAGCATTTATTATGTCTGCTTCCTCTATACCAAGATGAACAACTGCTCTTATATGAGATTCGAGCCAAGGAAAGAGCAATAAACCATAAGCTTGGCATTTACTCAAAAAAAACTCATTAGTCACATTTAGTTCTTTTATACTAAAGCTTACTATGTTAGTTTCTGGATAAGGTAGTATCAGCTTTACATGTGGAATTTCTTTAATCTTGTCTGCAAACAATTTAGCGAGCTTATTATCTTCTTTAAGCCTAGAGATATTATTCTGTAGTACATATTTTGCTGCATTAGCGCAGTACCCAATTTGATGATAACCACTCCCCAACCAAACCTGTAACTTCTTAGCCTTTTCAATTATCTCTCTTTTACCCATAAGCATTGAACCAAAAGGAGCTCCAAGTCCTTTAGTAAAAGAAAAGCTCATTGTATCTACATATTTAGCATAGTCAGCTAAAGCAACATTTGTTTCAGCATGAGCATTAAATATTCTCGCACCATCTAAATGAAGACTTATATTGTGAGCTTTTAAGAAATTATATAACTCTACTTGTTTCTTAAAAGGATAAATTTTACCGTTAAACCCGTTTATACTATTTTCTATAGAAACTAGACTCACCTGAGCAAAAATTTTATATCTCGGTTTAGAGTTAATAGCATATTCTACTTCATCAATATCTAAGATTCCGGTATTATTCCTAATACAGTTAAACACTATACTATTTACTTTTGCATTGCCTGCACTATCGAAAAAATTAACATGATAATTATAATGAGTAATTAGTTCATCACCAGGACTTGTTTGACTGGCAATAGCTAACCTATTTGCAAGCATACCACTGGTTACGAACAATGCTTCTTCTACTTTGAATAATTGTTTACAATATTCCGATAAGTTGTTACAGCTTTTGTCTTCACCGTAAGCAAAATCTCCAACGATTGCACTACTTATTGCGTGTATAACGTTGGAGCTTTGTAAAGTTGTAGTGTCACTTCTCAGGTCGATAGTTTTTTCCATTTTCTTTTTTGATATTTAGACAGCCAATTTGAGCATCCCAAAGTTCTTTATAAAGACCTTTCTTGCAAACTAGTTCAGAATGTTTACCATCTTGGACAATTTTTCCTTTGTCAAATACTAGAATTCGGTCCATATGTAAAAGTGTAGAAATACGGTGTGCTATAGTAATGGTGGTTTTATTTTCCATCAACTTAAATAAACTCATTTGAATTGTTTTCTCTGTTATAGAATCTAACTGACTAGTTGGCTCATCGAGAAATAATATCGGAGCGTTTTTTAGAAATGCTCTCGCTATGATTATTCTTTGTCTTTCCCCTCCAGATAGCTTTATACCTTTTTCTCCAACTATAGTTTCATATTGATCGGGTAGAGTCATAATAAAATCGTGAATACCAGCTAGCTTGGCAGCTCTCATTATTTCTTTGACAGTAGATCGAAGTTTACCATACATAATATTTGCTAAAATAGTATCATGAAATAACAATGGGTCTTGAGGTATTACAGATATGTGCTGCCTCAAAGAACTCTGTGTAACTTCCGATACTACTTGATTATCAATCTGTATATTACCTTTTTTAACATCAAATAGTCTTAGGATTAGGTTTATAAAAGTAGATTTACCACCTCCAGAATAACCAATTAGACCTACTTTTTCGCAAGGATTAATAGTAACTGAAAAATCTTGAAATAATGGCTTCTGACCTTCATAAGAAAAAGAAACATTATTAAATGTTATCTTTCTGCTTAATATATTTAATTCCTTAGCGTTTTTCTTATCTTGAATTTCCGGTACAGTAGTTAAGATTGGCAATGCATATAAAACTTTGCCAAAGTGAGCAGAAAATTGGGTAAGATTTTTAGTTAAATGGTTAAGAAACTCTACAATGGATATATTAATTCCAAGTACAAGAGCAATATCTCCTATTGCAATTTTGTTCAATTGATAATCATGGATTAAAAAATACAAATTTACTGCTTGTAGTAGGTCAAATGAATAGCCATATATAAACCAAAGCCAAAAGTATGCCCATTGTAATTTTCTTTCTGCAATAGTTTTTTTCTTGCATACTTGAAAAAATTTATGCCTCTCATGCGCTTGCCGAGAAAATAACCTTACTGATATAACATTTAAAATACTGTCGGCTATACCCGCTATTACTTGTGAACTTTGTTTAGAATGATCATCGGCTAATCTGGTAAGCACCCGAAAACTGAAAACCGAAATCAAAATAAAAATGTTCACCCAAATGAATGTAGCTATTGCAAACTTTATATTTACTAGTGATAAAGTATAAATAGCCAAGATTAATGCTATACTATAACTAAAGAAACAGTCTATAAGCAGTCTTATTAGCTCTATCACACTATCCATTAAGTTACTGACCTTATATACTAAACTTCCGGATAGGTTGTTTTGATAATAGGAATGGTCTTGCTGAAGCAGCCTGTAAAAAGACATATCAGCTATTTTTTGACGCATTGAGGTAAACATTCGAATGTCAACAAAATAGCCATAGAATCTAAAAGCAGTAGTAATAAGTAATGCCATACAAACATAAGCGCTTACAGGTAATAAAAGATTTTCAATTACATTACCTTCTTGATATTTTACAGCTGTATCTAAGATATTTTTTACTAAATACTTTCTAAAAGATAAATCAACAGCCACTACTAGGGCAACCAGGAACATTACAAGCACATTAAGCTTAAACTTGGATAAGATATTCAAAATGAACACCAATATATACTTGAAACTACCAACTCTACTTTTGTTCATTTATAATGCTAGCTCCACCACATTGACTTTTTTATTGAGAAATACAAGCAGTGAAAACCATAAATTTTTGTATATTTTTCCTGAAATGTCTCCAGCATCATGTAGTGCTGACGCTTGATTCAGAATAAGTAGTTTATATAAATCTCGCTTAGCTTCAGCAGTGTTGACCTCAGAAATATTTGTAGTTGTGTCTGTAATAAAGGCTAACCAGCTCTTAATAAGTTCTTCCATATTTTTTATTTTTATACTTTCCTGGCGACGAAATAATGATAAGTATTCTCTCAGTATAAATTCTGTTAATGCACCACAGTTTAATATACCAAAAACTGAAGGCTGAGGTTTTGGCACACAAGGAAGACTTTTATCTTTTACAACCCATCTCGTAACATAAGCAAACCTATCTTTAGCATCTATATTCTTATCACTACCATGCCATAACCGTGAATCAAAAACTATCGCATCTCCTGCTGAAATAGGTAGTGACTTAATTTTATAATTTTCCCGGTTATCCGAGTATTGATCCAAAAAGTATGGATGCCAAAAATCAACTAGAGGCTGTATTTTCCAGTTGTGACTATCTTCTATAACTTGTAGTGCACCTGAAGTTTTATTGACATTATTCAAAGCTAGCCAAACAGAAAAATGATAAGGGTCATTAAAGCTATAAGAGATGTCCTGATGGAAGGGAACTGCATCTATTAAATCAGCAGTTTTACATATAACATTTGATTTTTTCTGCAGTATCTGGCATTGAAGTGACTTTTCAAGATAATTTTTAATAATTTTATCTAATACTTGAGATACAATTCTAGTTACCTGAGATGACGTGCCCCATCTGCCGGTACAGTTTAAGTAGTCAGAAGTTGAAACACTTAGTTCTTGGGATAGCTTTGATATCTTATTTGTTATATCACTTAAAGACTGAGTTATTAGCTCTAAAGGAACCAGATTTTTGATAATAAAAAAACCATTTTTTTGTAATGTTTCCATATGATTAACACCTGACATCAATAACTGATAAGTAATCTGTTAAAGGTATAACAGCAAAAATTTTGAATCCTTTTACTTGTTTGAGTATTTTTTCCCAATCGCTTAATGTTCTTAGTTTACCTCCTGTTTCAACCATGACATTAATATCTACAGAGCCTCCAGCTGGAGAGCGGTAATCTAAAATAGTTTCTATCAATAAAATACGAGATATTCCTTTGACCAATTTTAAATAAGATAATACTTTATCATCATCATAATGCTGTAGAAAGCGGCAAAAGACACCTAATTCATAATTTGTAGCTGATAGTTCTTCCTGAGTTATAAGTTTGACTTTTAAATTTTCTACTAACTGTCTTGGCACTTTATGTTCGTTATATAGGCCTATGGAACCTTTATTGTGTATATCAGAATAAGCAAGAAATAAAGAGTGTACACCAAATAGCAATATATTCTTAGCACCATCTATATTAATCCTAGAATTAAACTCTTTAGTATCAAACCTAGAATATCCTAGCAATGCTTGGTAAAACGCTATTTTCTTATCTTCTGATGCTTCTCTTTCCTTAAAAGATTCAAATGAAGAGATTGACTTCTGTTTTAGTATATCGGCAATCTTTAACCAATTCTTTTCAGCGGCAACTCTTGCCCACATCGTTGCTGCTTTTGGCAAAAATGGTATTTCCTTAAAACACTTACCTTTTGATGATAGTTGCCATAAGTCCTTGTCCTTATCGTAATCAATAAACCCTATTTCCCACAACGCCCTTAACAGCCTTTCTAGATTTGGTACGATAATGTTTAACTTTTTAGATAAAAACGGCACAGTTGCAGGTAAAATATTTAACAAATCAAGTTCAATAGCAACGCTTGTTAGGTAAGTTTTCCAAAAGGCTGAAAGTTCTGCAGAAATCCTATGCACTTGAGATTCTTTACCTAAATCAAAAATACTAAACTTTACATTTCCGGTAATATCGATTTGTCCTAACACACCTTCAAAAGTTTCAACTTTTGCCATCCCATTATAAAATGCTTCTACCATTTTAAATCTCTGCTGGTAAACAGGATCACCATTAATATCTATATGAAACCAACCATGTTGATCTTCTGCAATAGAATACCCTTTATGAAAAACATTAAGTTTTTTATACCATTTATTATGTACTAACTTTCCATGATGATTAATATGTGTAGCTTTACCATCCTTATAGACTACAGCGATACCATCCTTAAAATCTCCAACATAATCATATTCCTCCTGATAAATCCTGTTGCCATTTAAATTAATATGAAAACATTTATCATGTCTTCTAACTACACAAATATCTTCCTGATAATTTCCAATCCATTGATACAACTGTTTGTATACTCTACATCCAGATGAATCAATATGGTAACACCCTGTATCATCTTCTACGGCCGCTCTATTAAAGTAGAATCCAAAAGTTTTTAGAAATCTATGATGATAAACTGCTTCTCCTCTTACATTGATATGATAAGCACCTGTCTGATCATAAACCGGTGCAAGACCGGGCTCATGAAATTTACCAACCTTTATAAACCTATCTTCATACAAAGGATTTCCTAGTAATTCGTGAAAACTCTCACACGGTGAAATTTTAATAGATTTAAGATTATCTTTGATTAATTGATCAAAGGTTTTCTCATGTTGCATGTTTTGCATAATTTGTAATTTAAATAATTCTTTTGTAAGCTTAGGTACTCACTACTCTGCCATATTTCCTCGAGTTTAACCTCATTAACATTACCAAAATTTCCTAATGTCTTACGGAGTTCATCTGGAGCACAGCAAGGACTAAACTTTCCTTCATTGTTTATCCATGCTTCTTTACCTAAAAATGGGCATTGACCACCTGGAGCCAAATCCTTAATACCTTCTTGAGAAAGAATTGTAAAATTTTCTAATTTTATCTTTTTACCATTTGGTAATAGCATATTATCTCTAAGCTCATATAACCTTCTCACCTCTGTATTCCATCTACTAATTGCTAACTCATCTCTTCTCATAGATAGATCCTTAATTTCCTCAAAATGTGCCCAAAGATGATGTCCTTTAACTCTATCTATGCCGTTTTTTATGGCCATCTTAACTATGTCATAGAGTTCATGTAAATTACTTTCCAAAAATGTTAATTGTAAAGTAACGGTACACCTTTCACCTGTATCGCTAAAGTATTTATCTCTAACTTCAAGGAAAGTTTTTAAATTTTCTGTCACTACTTCCCATTTTGAACCTTTCATGATTCTTTCATGAGTTTCTTTAGTTGCCCCATTCCAGGAAATCTTAACATCAGATAAAATTGGTACCAATAGTTCAGCCCATTTTCTAGCTCCTTTAATGGGAAAAGAACCATTGGTTGTGAGGTTAAGCTTAAGGCCGAACTCATGGCACAAATTGATTATTTCATCAAAGCTTTTATACATTAAAGGCTCACCCATAGTAGAAGGAATGATTTCCCTTAAAGGTGTTCCATCTGCTTCCTTAATTACCTTCCTGATAGTTTCTATTGACATTATCTTGGGTTTTATCCCTTTAGCTTTCTTCTCCTCTTTAACTTTACTATATGGTGAAAAGCATTCACACATTACACAAGCAAAGTTGCAGTAATCTGGATTAGTATCAAAAGTAATTCTCCAAGGACCAGGTTTTGTAGCCACTGATTTGCCTTTATTTTCAATAACATTACGGTAAATTTTGTTAAGTTTCTCAGTATGCTCACTTATAGAAAGCACATTACCATTTTTAGTATAAAGATAGCCTCTTTGGGTCAGTTCACTGTATAATTCCTGGTCTGTAGATAGGACTTGCATTTTTTCTGACAAACTATTTGTATCTCTATGCTTAAATAATAGTCCGTTTATTCCATCTCTTACATATTCTGCCATGCCACCATAATCAGCCGTTATTACTGGTACACTCAGTTGCTGTGCTTCATGTGTGACTAATGGTGAATTTTCACCCCAAATTGAAGGAACAACTATCGCATCAACTTTATTAAATACATCAGTAACTATATTTTTATTGTTATAACTTCCCATCCATTCTATCCTTTCTTTAACAGCATGTGGAAACTGATCGGCAATTGCTTTTAAAGCTTTAGTTTCTTCCCTTGCCGCTCCCCAAATTCTAAGTTTTGCTTTAGATGATAAGTGAGAAAAAGCCTTCAATAATAGGTCAACACCTTTCTCGGGAGTATGAGTACCTATATAACCGAAAATAAACTCTTTTTCTTGCACCCTATTTCTATTCTTAAGACGATTTAGATCAAAACCATAATCAAGATAAGAAATTTTGTTTATCGGAACATTAAAGTCTTGAGTAAATTTATCCATTAAGAATTTTGACGGAGCAATGAAGTAATCTATATAGTCCACTACTTTCTTTGTTTGCTTCATTCTAGTTGCAACCCATTGTTCCCAATAATTTAAGTCTGAATTCAAGAATTCTTCATCTCCTGTAAAATACCCCTTGTAACATTGGGTTGCACATTTTTGATCCTTCTGTCCATCACAAAGCCGTAACAAATCTTCAGAATTACGTTGAATAAATCTTCCTCTTGGACACATTAACCAAAAATCATGTAGCGTAAAAATTGTAGATATATTTTCTTTAAAAGCAACTTCTGGTAAAGTAATTGATAGATGATTAAGATGACCAAAATGTATAAGATCTGGTTGAAAGTTATCTATTATTCTTTTGAATTTTATATTTACTTCTTCATTGATAAATTTGTAACGATATTTAGTTGTAGGTATATTAATTAAATTCAGTAAGATCCGGGAATCACTACAGTCCAGAGCTGTAGTATAATGGAAATCAGGTAAGAAGCTGTTTTCATGCCTAGTAAATATTTGTACCTCATTATTATTGGCTAGTTCATGGGCAAGAGTTTGGCTGTAAACCTCCGAACCAGCGCTATAATAAGGAGGGTAACCATGAATAACTTTTAATATTTTCATATATTACCATATCTATATTGTTAGGATATTCTTGTGTATTGTTTTGTAGACTTTTTATAAATTTACCTAATCCTACTTTTAATGAATGCTTTGGAGACCAACCAAGTAGCTCTTTAGCTCTAGTAAAATCACCATGGAACTTAGTTACGTCAAAATTTCTTGGAGGATAAAAATCAATTCTAGAATCACTTTCCGTGACTTTTAATATTGTTTTTGCTAAGTTTTCTAAAGTACATGGGCTATTAGTAGTAAGATGAATAGCAGGAAGAGAAGATTTCTCGTTTTGTAAATATTTAACAGTTAAGTATATACCCTCTATAACATCATCCAAATAGGTAAAATCAAAAACACATTCTTTACCTTCTATCCTAATTGGATCGCCTTTCAATGCATTGATACAGAGTGCAGGAATTACTCTACTACTATGATCTAGTAAACCACCATATACATTTGAGAAGCGTAATATTGCTACATTAAAGTTAGAACCTTTTAAATTTATTACTTGTTCTTCAATAAACGCTTTACCTTTGGCGTAATTATTTATTGGGTTAATACTAGCAGACTCTGCAACTGGTAGTTCCTTTTGTTCTCCATATACTTCTCTACTGCTTGCATATATAAACCATGGTTTATTCGGAAGCGACTTGCAGAATTCTAAGAATTGGATTGTACCATCGACATTAACTTTTTGGCACAATTTAGGATAAAGCTCACCATGTATAACTCGAGAAATTGCAGCCAGATGAATAACCCCCGTACACTTAGCGAGTAGCGGCATTATATCTTCTGAAAAAAAACTGAGTGGGTTGTCGCGAAACCTAATATCGCAGCTTATTACTTCATAACCCTGCTTTTCTAACTTTTCTACTAAAGCCGATCCTATCAAACCTGCAGCACCTGTTATTAATATTCCCATGTGTCCCTCTCACTACAACCAGGAAAATCTTTCACACCTATCATCTTACAAGTAAGACTTAAAAAGCATTATAAAACTAGTATAAAACAAATGTCAACTTAAATTAAGGATCAATGAATAAAAAAATATAGTTATGAAAGAAGGGTTGGTTGTCTTCTTCTATTTGCCTGAAAATAACGTTCTGCTTTGACCAAATCCTCTTTGTTATTTACCCCCATTGCTTCCTTTTCGTCAGCGACTACATAACCTGCACGTAAGTTATTGCTTGCTGCAATGGGTATTATATCATTAAGACAACATTCGTTGGTCGAATCATTAAATTTTACTTCTTTTATTAGGGTATAAAGATCTTTAGCGTATGAAACCATTATTCCAGAGTTTGCAAGAAGAATTTCATCTTCACTTTTCAAGACTTTTTGAACATTGTCATTATCATCAATTACTAATCTTCCATATTGCTTATCTTGACTATTAAATCCAAGAAGAACTAAATTTTTATTATTACACTTTAAACAATCAGTCATTCTCATAACTGTATCACTAGATATAAACGGGGTGTCTCCGTACTGTATTAAAACTATGTCTTGGTCAGATAACCGCTCCAGGCTTTCTAGGGCAATTTTAACTGCAGTGCCAGTACCTGTAATATTTTCTTGAATTATCAATTTTATATTATATTTATCAATTATATCTTTTAAGGTACTAAATCTTTCTAACTCCTTTAGAAAAGGCTTGTTAATGACAATTGATAGACTTTTTAAACTCAGCGGTTTTGCATTGTGAATTATATGCTCTAAAAGAGTAAAATTTCCCACTTGGTGCAACGCTTTTGAATATTCAGAATTCATTCTACTGCTCTTTCCTGCTGCTAATATTATCAACGTGTTATCCATACATAACTCAAGAACTTACTAGGAGGTAAGTTAAGTGATAATTAATGAGTTGTAAAGTCTACTATAGTTTCCTAAATGATCCAGAAAAAATAATTAACATGCTTGAAATATATAAATCCTCTATGACGCTAATATAGATTAGCCGATAAAGTAAGCTTCCCAGAACTACTCATTTATATTGACCCATCAGTACTTATACAAAAGCTAGTTGATCGAGAAAATAGGCAAATCCTTATCAACGGCCTACTACTTTCCCTAACTTATGCTTCCTTGTTATATTGTTGAGTATACTTTTTAAATAGTTTTTTTCTGTTTTCTATCAACCAATAGAAGTTTCTTTTAGCCCATAAGGATATTTATATAGGAACTGATATTTTCTATGCTGGCAAGAGTCTTGACGCCGTAAAAAAAACTACTCAATAATTGGGTAACTTCTGATGACATTTTCACTGTACATTTATCGCACAACATTAGTGCTACAATCACAGGTGTAAAGGTATTAAACAACCTTTAAAAAGTTTCACTTTTCCCTTAATCAATTTTTCCTTTGATATAAGTGTTTATTGCTTTTGCCCTCTCTGTTGTTATAATTAACATTTTGTAGTAGTTCAAGATGAGTTTTGCATATTCAGAGAAAATCATCCATAGAATCAGCATCTAGCTTATCTAGGTTAAAATATATAGTTTTACAAGATGACTATTTATGGAAGAACATGGTGGGGAGAAAAATGGCTTCAGTGCTTCAATAGAATTGATTATGATAACCGTCTTCCACGTGGCAGAACTTGTGCTAATACTGGTCGAGCTTTTGGTATTAAAATTAATGGTCACATAGTTACAGCTAAAGTTCATAGCTCAGGATCTTACCCATATCGTGGTTCAAAACCTCAACCATATAAAGTCAAAATTATACTCAATGAATTAAGCTCATCAGAACAACAGACCATTCGTCAAATTATTGAAACTTCACCTTCTATACTATCTAAATTAATAAATAGGCAATTACCAACCAGCTTGTTTGATAAGCTTAATGATCTTGGGATTAAATTGTTTCCTTCAAATTGGGAAGAGATGAATGCAAATTGCAACTGTCCTGATTGGGCTATGCCTTGTAAACATATTGCTGCTGTAATTTATCTTATTGCTGCAGAAATTGATAAAAACCCCTTCATGATTTTTAATATTCATAATTGTAATTTGTCAGCACTTATCGATGATTTTGGGAATGGAAAATTAGAAAATGCTCAAAATATTTTAAAGATAGATGATATATTTAAGGCATGTTCTAAAATTAGAATACATAACCAAGCAATTTTAAATGATATTGATTTATCAACTATTCCTAACCTTTTTGATTGTATCAGTAGTATTTTAACAGATAATCCACTTTTTTTTGAAAAAAACTTCCATAATATTTTACAGATAGCTTATAAGCACTGGCAAAAGTATCCTGCAGGAAAGTTAGTGTACTATCCAGCTTCTAAGAAGGAACTATCAGAAGAGGAGCTATTTATTAAAAGATGGGGAAATATTGAGAATTGGCAAACATTTCAACTATTCATTAGACTTCTTTCAAAATTCATGTATGGAGCTCAAAATTGTGAATTGCAGCAATCAAATTAAACCTTAAACCAAAACGTTTTCGTCGGTTTCTATACCTGTCCGAGATGATTTTAAACCTTTTCAATAAGCCAATTACGTTTTCAACAATTGCCCTTTGGCTCATAAGTGCCCTGTTCTCTTTTTTTTGTTCTTTGCTTAACGGATTCTTTTTCATTTTCCTGTGCGGTAATACAACATTTTTGTGTATCTTCTGCATTCCCCTGTAGCCGGCATCAGCTAAGATTTTGGTGTCCGGTAATATTGCTACCTTTGATTCTCTAAACATCCGAAAATCGTGTTTTCTACCATTCGAGAAAGATGTGCATATGACTTTTTTACTCTTCTTCTCTGTTACTATTTGTGTTTTTATAGTATGCCTTTTTTTCTTTCCAGAGTAGAAGGGCTTTTGCTTTTTTTTGGTCTCTCTACTGGCGTTTCAGTTCCGTCTATTACTAAAACTTCATATTCTACATCACTCTTTAATAGCTCTTTTTTTCCTGGTAATGCAAAATCTGGATGTTTTATTAATATGTCTTCTACCTATCTTATTATTTTAAAACTGTTACTTTCACTCATGCCATAGCTTTGCCCAATATGAAAATATGTACGATATTCTCTTATATATTCCAGTGCCATAAGTAGCCTGTCTTCTATGCAAAGTTTACTTTTTCTTCCACTTCTAGCTTTTTTTCTTTTATCCTCCACTTCTAGAATTTCTACCATTCGCTCAAATGTTGCTTTTTTTACCCCTGTTAAACGTCGAAACTTTTCTCCTTCTAACTTTTCTATTTCCTTAGAACCTGTTCATAATCTTTTGAGGAACAAAGCAGTGAAAGCAAGAACTACCATTTGCAAGCTGGTGTTGAGTTTACGCTCGCAATTTTTCCATAACCGTCTACATTTTTCCAACCAAGCAAAAGAACGCTCTACAACCCATCTTTTTGGCAATACAGCAAAGGTATGTAATTCACTGCGTTTTATTACCTCAACAGTTGCACCAATAGTTGCTTTTATTTGTGTTGCAAAATTCTCTCCCGTATAGCCTGCATCAACCAGTACATTTTTAACTCCCGAGAGGTTTTCTTTTGCATTTTCTACCATTCTCACAGCACTGCTACGGTCAGTTATCTCTGCTGTTGTTACATAAATTGCATGTGGCAAACCTTGCGTATCTACTGCAATATGGCGTTTTATTCCTGAAATCTTTTTGCCTGCATCGTAGCCTTTTTCTTCAGCAGTATCTGCATT
This window contains:
- a CDS encoding SWIM zinc finger family protein yields the protein MTIYGRTWWGEKWLQCFNRIDYDNRLPRGRTCANTGRAFGIKINGHIVTAKVHSSGSYPYRGSKPQPYKVKIILNELSSSEQQTIRQIIETSPSILSKLINRQLPTSLFDKLNDLGIKLFPSNWEEMNANCNCPDWAMPCKHIAAVIYLIAAEIDKNPFMIFNIHNCNLSALIDDFGNGKLENAQNILKIDDIFKACSKIRIHNQAILNDIDLSTIPNLFDCISSILTDNPLFFEKNFHNILQIAYKHWQKYPAGKLVYYPASKKELSEEELFIKRWGNIENWQTFQLFIRLLSKFMYGAQNCELQQSN
- a CDS encoding IS5 family transposase (programmed frameshift) — encoded protein: MRSLYPSNISRERFEIILPDLESCRKKTKPRKLDLYDVFCGVLYVLKSVCQWRMLPKEFPKWRNCYDYFKKWSEKPDANKESVLELVLKKIVGVVRQNNGRKEKTSFCIIDAQSVKNADTAEEKGYDAGKKISGIKRHIAVDTQGLPHAIYVTTAEITDRSSAVRMVENAKENLSGVKNVLVDAGYTGENFATQIKATIGATVEVIKRSELHTFAVLPKRWVVERSFAWLEKCRRLWKNCERKLNTSLQMVVLAFTALFLKRL